From the genome of Actinomycetota bacterium:
ATCAATGCCGCGCGTGGGGAGCTGGCCCAGCGGGGGGTGGAGGTCAGCGAGGTCCAGGAGTTCCCCTGGGGCTCCTTCGTGTTCTTCCAGGATCCGGACGGCAACCGCTGGTCGGTGCAG
Proteins encoded in this window:
- a CDS encoding glyoxalase, with the translated sequence INAARGELAQRGVEVSEVQEFPWGSFVFFQDPDGNRWSVQQLPARD